A single window of Pyrus communis chromosome 10, drPyrComm1.1, whole genome shotgun sequence DNA harbors:
- the LOC137748150 gene encoding uncharacterized protein, translating into MEEGGSAGNYRRSGLKVKVDSWFSQFRNGSNPWMARYVYGFMFLIANLMAWGVRDYGSNVLTEMERLKGCHGVKDCLGAEGVLRVSLGCFLFYITMFLSTAGTSKLNEPRDSWQSGWWSAKIVMWISFIIIPFLLPATIIQLYGEIAHFGAGVFLLIQLISIISFITWLNDSCQSTKSERCRIHVMLLATAAYVVCLVGIILMYIWYAPEPTCLLNIFFITWTLVLLQLMTSVSLHPKVNAGILTPGLMGLYIVFICWFAIRSEPAGTSCNKKADDSTKTDWLTIISFVIAVLAMVIATFSTGIDSKCFQFRKDETESEDDVPYGYGFFHFVFATGAMYFGMLLIGWNTHQSMRRFTIDVGWASTWVRIVNEWIAVCVYLWMLVAPIILESRQTAQSA; encoded by the exons ATGGAGGAGGGTGGATCAGCAGGAAACTATCGGAGGAGTGGACTCAAAGTCAAGGTTGATTCATGGTTCAGCCAATTTCGCAATGGCTCGAATCCTTGGATGGCCAGATATGTCTACGGATTCATGTTTTTGATAGCAAATCTTATGGCATGGGGTGTCCGGGATTACGGAAGCAATGTGTTGACGGAGATGGAGA GATTAAAAGGATGTCATGGTGTCAAGGATTGTTTGGGTGCAGAAGGAGTCCTACGTGTAAGCTTGGGTTGCTTT TTGTTTTATATCACAATGTTTCTTTCCACTGCTGGCACATCGAAGTTGAACGAACCCAGAGATTCGTGGCAATCCGGATGGTGGTCTGCCAAGATTGTCATGTGGATTTCCTTCATCATCATTCCCTTTCTGCTTCCTGCTACAATCATTCAGCTATATG GAGAGATTGCGCATTTTGGTGCCGG GGTTTTTCTCTTGATTCAGCTAATAAGCATAATCAGTTTCATTACGTGGCTGAACGATAGTTGTCAGTCTACCAAATCAGAAAGATG CCGGATTCATGTGATGTTACTTGCAACTGCTGCATATGTTGTATGCTTAGTGGGGATCATATTGATGTACATATGGTATGCACCAGAACCAACTTGCCTCCTCAACATCTTCTTCATAACCTGGACATTAGTACTCCTACAACTCATGACCAGCGTCTCTCTCCACCCGAAA GTGAATGCCGGCATCTTGACTCCGGGTCTCATGGGGCTTTATATAGTATTCATCTGCTGGTTTGCTATTAGAAG TGAGCCAGCGGGGACAAGCTGCAACAAGAAGGCAGATGATTCAACCAAAACAGATTGGCTCACGATCATA AGCTTTGTTATAGCCGTGCTTGCAATGGTTATCGCAACATTCTCAACCGGAATAGATTCCAAATGCTTTCAG TTCAGGAAGGACGAGACTGAATCCGAGGATGATGTTCCATACGGTTATGGATTCTTCCATTTTGTTTTCGCCACGGGAGCAATGTACTTTGGAATGCTGCTGATTGGTTGGAATACTCATCAATCCATGAGAAG GTTTACGATTGATGTGGGATGGGCCAGCACTTGGGTGAGGATTGTGAACGAGTGGATCGCGGTCTGCGTGTATT TATGGATGCTAGTTGCTCCAATCATATTGGAGAGCAGACAAACGGCGCAATCCGCTTAA